A single window of Flagellimonas maritima DNA harbors:
- a CDS encoding alpha-amylase, translated as MKKSINSFFESQANFFHKVILISGCVLLASCSDAFNQPSGLVEEALTNGDGQVSEGQDLTNFLNGNGVMMQAFYWDVEPRFDWWDLIADKTDEWASVGIDRIWLPPVSKGQSGGFSMGYDPSDYYDLGEYFQQGTTETRFGSREELDNLIAKAHENDIEVIADIVMGHNSGGGLEYNPYRDKDTFTLFNEMNGNASGMFNRNFEDYHPNSIHNNDEEALFFEEQDLCHLQDNVQNWLWKFDNSVAKYYKNTVGFDGWRFDYVKSFSPEYVDAWVDEVGGWSVGEFFDGNANLVRDWVAAAGVNAFDFPCLFQMRDAFQQNNLTILQNGDMLWKTNPADAVTFVANHDTDREPVIEEEYKLFAYSYILTHPGYPTIFYLDYENEEFKEKLNQLILINRTIASGELEVLFADEDEYIAARKGDGDNPGLVLYINTNGLELNRQVTTHWTENNLHDYTGSIASSVATDSSGAVTLKAPANGYAVWSIK; from the coding sequence ATGAAAAAATCGATAAATTCTTTTTTTGAATCACAGGCAAACTTTTTTCATAAAGTAATTCTAATCTCAGGCTGCGTATTATTGGCTTCATGTTCCGATGCCTTCAATCAACCCAGTGGTTTGGTCGAAGAAGCATTAACAAACGGAGATGGTCAGGTATCGGAAGGCCAAGACTTGACCAATTTTCTAAATGGAAACGGTGTAATGATGCAGGCTTTTTACTGGGATGTTGAACCACGTTTTGATTGGTGGGACCTTATTGCCGATAAAACAGATGAATGGGCATCAGTCGGGATAGACAGAATTTGGCTGCCCCCTGTTTCCAAAGGACAATCAGGAGGATTTTCCATGGGTTACGACCCCTCAGACTATTATGACTTGGGAGAATATTTTCAACAGGGCACCACCGAGACTCGTTTTGGTTCACGTGAAGAATTGGATAATCTAATCGCCAAAGCGCATGAAAACGACATAGAGGTGATTGCAGATATCGTTATGGGTCATAATAGTGGAGGTGGTCTTGAATATAATCCTTACCGCGACAAGGATACTTTCACTTTATTTAATGAAATGAATGGAAATGCCTCTGGAATGTTCAACAGAAACTTTGAGGATTACCATCCCAATAGCATTCACAACAACGATGAAGAAGCACTTTTCTTTGAAGAGCAGGATTTATGTCATTTACAGGACAATGTACAGAACTGGCTATGGAAGTTTGATAATTCCGTGGCAAAGTATTACAAGAATACCGTTGGTTTTGACGGTTGGCGTTTTGACTATGTAAAAAGCTTTAGTCCAGAATATGTTGATGCATGGGTCGATGAAGTAGGTGGATGGTCCGTAGGTGAATTCTTTGATGGCAACGCAAATTTAGTGAGGGACTGGGTGGCTGCCGCAGGCGTGAACGCTTTCGATTTTCCATGTCTTTTCCAAATGCGGGATGCCTTTCAGCAGAACAATTTGACCATTTTGCAAAATGGGGACATGCTATGGAAAACCAATCCAGCAGATGCCGTTACGTTTGTAGCAAATCATGATACGGATAGAGAACCTGTCATAGAAGAGGAATACAAGCTTTTTGCATATTCCTATATATTGACACATCCGGGATATCCCACTATTTTCTATCTGGACTATGAAAATGAGGAGTTCAAGGAAAAATTGAATCAACTTATCCTCATCAATAGAACCATCGCATCAGGTGAATTGGAAGTGTTGTTTGCTGATGAAGATGAGTACATCGCAGCAAGAAAAGGGGATGGCGATAATCCAGGGCTGGTATTGTACATTAATACAAATGGACTTGAACTGAACAGACAAGTAACCACACACTGGACCGAAAATAATTTACACGATTACACGGGAAGCATCGCTTCCTCGGTGGCTACAGATTCCAGTGGAGCGGTAACCCTAAAGGCTCCTGCCAATGGTTATGCTGTGTGGTCTATAAAATAA
- a CDS encoding SusE domain-containing protein, producing MKYLVKFLTLILVFSIIGCDDEDPVTIASVVAAPSISSELNGSTVVLTEATSSNVAVTFTWSPADFDVTTVENYELLMGMAGNEFATAHSFGTTSNTFVSLTVNEFNNLLIDPDIFNQTVMRDENDNIIPAQMEAKVIASLGSLTMESDVITFSVVPFEASEPAPLEDFFVVGSFLAASGYGNDWTPADAVQILATEEDDVSFEGFVFMADDGSQYKFLPTNESFDGDYGDTGDSDGSFSGTIEQEDEVNCGTPDGTGGYYLIRMNSETLTYSLDKTSWAVTGEATPNGWPDDNDPEGSADQDMTYDPDTKTWSIDVNLTAGEFKFRANDAWDLNLGGDDNGDGSMDFGGGNLSIDAGGSYRIVLDLSNSRQYTYSVTPN from the coding sequence ATGAAATATTTAGTAAAATTTTTGACACTAATTTTAGTTTTTTCCATCATTGGTTGCGATGATGAAGATCCAGTAACAATAGCATCCGTAGTAGCGGCACCATCAATATCTTCCGAGCTGAATGGGAGTACGGTAGTATTGACAGAAGCAACATCAAGTAATGTTGCCGTAACTTTTACATGGTCCCCGGCAGATTTTGATGTTACCACCGTGGAGAACTATGAACTTTTAATGGGGATGGCAGGAAACGAATTTGCCACAGCACATAGTTTCGGTACCACCAGTAATACATTTGTCTCTCTCACGGTAAATGAGTTTAATAACTTATTGATAGACCCGGATATTTTTAACCAAACTGTAATGCGGGACGAAAACGATAATATAATACCGGCACAAATGGAAGCAAAGGTTATAGCCTCTTTGGGAAGCCTTACCATGGAATCTGACGTTATTACTTTCAGTGTTGTTCCTTTTGAAGCAAGTGAACCAGCACCATTGGAAGACTTTTTCGTAGTAGGAAGCTTTTTGGCTGCAAGTGGATATGGAAATGATTGGACTCCGGCCGATGCAGTGCAGATTTTGGCAACTGAAGAAGACGACGTAAGTTTTGAAGGGTTTGTTTTTATGGCAGATGATGGCTCACAATATAAGTTCTTGCCAACAAACGAAAGTTTTGATGGAGATTATGGCGACACTGGGGATTCAGATGGTTCGTTCTCTGGAACCATTGAACAAGAAGATGAGGTAAATTGTGGAACACCTGATGGAACAGGAGGATATTATTTAATCCGTATGAACTCAGAAACCCTAACGTATTCCCTTGACAAAACGTCTTGGGCCGTAACAGGAGAAGCAACACCGAATGGATGGCCAGATGATAATGATCCAGAAGGTTCCGCAGATCAAGACATGACCTACGACCCAGATACAAAAACTTGGTCCATAGATGTAAACTTGACTGCTGGAGAATTCAAATTTAGGGCCAATGATGCTTGGGATTTGAACCTTGGTGGCGATGACAATGGCGATGGTTCTATGGATTTTGGAGGCGGAAACCTTAGTATTGATGCCGGAGGAAGTTATAGAATAGTGTTGGATTTAAGTAATTCAAGACAATATACTTATTCAGTAACACCAAATTAA
- a CDS encoding RagB/SusD family nutrient uptake outer membrane protein has translation MKISNIYQLFFILIMSAFINGCTDDLDDIDTININSENAFDDPQSYLQFLSKIYAGLSVTGQQGPSGQGDLIGFDEGNSQYMRTYFYLNEVTADAVKWRYDDAGLAELLVNEWTADNDVISVVYNRLIFQVTQANEFLRQTEQSVLDGRNVPADIQTDIAFYRAEARFLRALSYYHGLELFGGNIPFVTEEDLPGAFFPEQTNAVDLFNYIESELIEIADLLVPATQNDYGRADQAAAWTLLARLYLNAEVYIGENRYSDCINFCERIIAAGYTLEPNYNELFLADNNTAEGIIFPVTHDGVETQSFGYMFIMVNGTLDANINSSGDFGANTGGFAGLTCKENFVRLFEFPNDDPFQDSPDIRASFFFKDGHSLELTSPPTGSDFQEGFGYTKFRNLTSDGVPGQDNSYPDIDLPLFRLADVYLMYAEAFLRNGGGDEGTALGYVNAIRQRAYGDASGNVASLDLQFILDERGRELGWEGYRRTDLVRFGQYTGNTYLWDWKGGLENGTSIPAHFDIFPIPAGDLNANPNLDQNPDY, from the coding sequence ATGAAAATTAGTAACATATATCAATTATTTTTTATCCTCATCATGAGTGCCTTTATAAATGGTTGTACTGATGATTTAGATGATATTGACACCATTAACATCAATTCTGAAAATGCCTTTGATGACCCACAGAGCTATTTACAGTTCCTGTCCAAAATCTATGCAGGATTATCCGTAACAGGCCAACAAGGACCATCTGGACAAGGAGATTTGATAGGTTTTGATGAAGGAAATTCGCAATACATGCGTACCTACTTTTATTTGAACGAAGTTACAGCTGATGCAGTAAAGTGGCGGTATGATGATGCTGGTCTTGCGGAACTTTTAGTAAATGAATGGACTGCGGACAATGATGTAATTTCCGTGGTCTATAACCGATTGATTTTTCAGGTTACACAGGCAAATGAATTTTTAAGACAGACAGAACAATCAGTTTTGGATGGTAGAAATGTTCCTGCGGACATCCAAACCGATATAGCATTTTACAGAGCGGAAGCCCGCTTTCTCAGAGCTTTGAGCTATTACCATGGATTGGAACTTTTTGGTGGCAACATCCCTTTCGTAACCGAAGAGGATTTACCGGGAGCGTTCTTTCCGGAACAGACAAACGCTGTAGATTTATTCAATTATATAGAATCTGAACTGATTGAAATTGCCGACCTTTTGGTGCCGGCAACCCAAAACGATTATGGAAGGGCCGATCAAGCAGCGGCATGGACGTTGTTGGCCAGGTTGTACCTAAATGCAGAAGTGTATATTGGAGAAAATAGATATAGTGATTGTATCAATTTTTGTGAAAGGATAATCGCAGCTGGGTATACATTAGAGCCCAATTATAATGAACTTTTTTTAGCAGACAACAATACGGCTGAAGGAATTATTTTTCCTGTTACCCACGACGGTGTAGAAACACAATCCTTTGGGTATATGTTTATTATGGTAAACGGCACTTTGGACGCAAATATTAATTCTTCAGGTGATTTTGGCGCAAATACAGGTGGATTTGCCGGACTTACGTGTAAAGAAAATTTTGTCCGTCTATTTGAGTTCCCTAACGATGACCCTTTTCAAGATAGCCCAGATATTAGAGCTTCTTTTTTCTTCAAAGACGGGCATTCACTTGAACTAACTTCGCCTCCTACAGGAAGTGATTTCCAAGAAGGATTTGGGTATACAAAATTCAGAAATCTTACTTCTGACGGAGTTCCTGGACAGGACAACAGTTATCCCGATATAGATCTTCCATTATTTCGACTTGCCGATGTTTACTTGATGTACGCCGAAGCATTTTTAAGAAATGGAGGGGGAGATGAAGGGACTGCTTTAGGTTATGTAAATGCAATAAGACAGCGAGCATACGGAGATGCTTCAGGAAATGTAGCTTCCTTGGACCTTCAATTTATACTTGACGAAAGAGGCAGGGAACTCGGTTGGGAAGGCTACCGAAGAACAGACTTGGTCCGTTTTGGACAATACACCGGGAACACCTATTTATGGGACTGGAAAGGTGGATTGGAAAATGGTACGTCCATACCAGCGCACTTTGATATTTTTCCAATACCGGCGGGAGACTTAAACGCAAACCCCAACTTAGACCAAAATCCAGATTATTAA